The genomic window ATATAGTCGAGCCCAAGATCATGGGGGACTCTTCGGACCTGCACCCGGTCACGATCCTGGTGGCGTTGATGTTCTGGGGCATGATGTGGGGCGTGATCGGGATGTTCCTAGCCACGCCGATCACCGCAGCCTTAAAGATCCTGTTGCAACGAATCGATGCCACCCGCCCCTTAGCCGACCTAATGGCGGGCCGCTTGTCGAGCTCGGCCCCAGCGGATGAGTTACGGGCCAGCGAATAATTTAGCATTGTGCAACCACTGAAAACGGAGGGTTAGGGGCCGTTTGCAGAAGTGTTGATGGACGACGGCAATTGGAAAGTTGAAGTCTACCCAAAGAGCCAGAAACGAGAGTTGCTACGGGATCCGAGAACCGGCACATTGGTCGCCCATTGCATCGACGCTAGAGAAAGCGGGCCGGTCGTCTGCAACCGTGCCAACACGTTCGGCGTTTGGTTTAGAAGGCCGGAAAATTAGGGGTAGGAAGACAGGGCTGCTGCGCGGACCACGGAAGTATTGCTAGTCCTTAATCCTCTCGCTGAAAAGAGGAACCACAAATGAACACAGATCCACACAGATCTAGGACACGAGACATCTGTGTTTATCAGCGTTCATCTGTGGTTGACCGGTCCCTTTATAGCGCCGACTCGGCGTTTCGTTAGGTGTCAGGAAGTAGTCGTGCCCCTGGTTCAAACCGTGATAACCACATGGAGTTGCAATCTGTCCCCATTCCTTTGTCATTCGACAGGCCTGGGAACCGAAGTCGATAAAGGAATGCGAGACAGAGGAATGAACCGTTGCCAGGTTTGGCGGTTGCTTAAGGGGTCAGGCCTCTTTACCGGCTCCAGCAGCTTAGGAGGTAAGCCCGTGCCATTTGGGTTCACCACCTTTTCCTCAATCAACCTTTGTCGGAACGTGAGCTCTTTTTCTTGCCGGTGGCTTGTTCCGGCTTTTCCGAATTCGGCCGCAGCCGCATCTGCGCACCATCGATATTCGCTAGTCCCCAGTCGATGATCGACTGGACGAGAGGCCGCAAGCGTTCGCCCTGGGAAGTCAGCTGATACTCAAATCGACTGGCATGTTCGCTGTACTGTCGACGCTCAACGAATCCCAGGGTTTCCAGCCGTTTCAGCCGATTGGCTAGGATGTTTGTTGAGATTTTCTCGGGGCGATCCAGAAACTGCTCGTAGCGTGTTAGCCCGAGCAGTAAATCTCGAACGACAACGAGAGTCCATTTGTCGCCGACCAGATCCAACGTACGTGACACCGGACAGTACGATCGCCAATCTTGATCAAGCTGCAACTTTCTTTTCATCGTAACAATGTTAAACGGATGGATTGCAAGTCACAAGTTGACCTGAACAGCTCCTCGGCAGTTGATTCGCCGCCTACCCGATCGATCGCATCCGCTGACCAGCCCTCAGGTGTCGGAACTTGCCCCTGAAACAGCCAAGCCGCGACGTTGATCGAGCGCCGCCAAATGAAAGCAGATCCACAGCGGCACGGCAAAGCCAGGGATGAGCGAGAGCGGCAGCTCGGCAAGTGCGCTGGTGCTCGGTGTAGTTGCGACCATTCCAAACGCACCACGTGCCAGTAGCCCACTTCCCACCGCGCCAACAAAATCTAGCAGCCCCAAGATGTGAAAGCCGACGAAGGCGTGAGTTCGAATGAAGCGTCTATCGGATGCAATCGCCGCGGCGACGACAGGCGCCAGCACGGCGACAAGTACGTCCCCCCACCCCGCCGGCCAAGCAAAAAGTGCTGGCAAGTGCCCAAACCACCAAAGAAAGAGGAAACCGCCGCCGAGGATACGCAGCCCTTGAACGGACGTCAAAAAAACAGGACTAAGACTATGCACGTAGTCCCGTACAGCACGAGACTTGCTCATCAGCAGACAAAAAATATACGGAGGTGCTAAGATGGCGCCAAGCATGAAGATGGGCGGCTGCGTTAGCGGAACTCTGAATCCGCCCTGGCTGGCTATCAACACGCTCGCGCACAGCCAAGCCGAAAGGACCAACAACGCGTAGAGGTGACGATCAATTTTCATTAGTTGACTCCGTGGCGGGTTTGCAAATCTTTGTCAGCAGCAAAGCAGCTCGTTTCGGCAATCTCGGGTACGTCGATGCCAATTGAGACCCACCCCAAATACCGAGGCGACGTTATACGACGGCACTTCTATGCCGCTGCAAATCATCGTTTTCACAACGCTGTCGGTCGCACTAGTCATCGTGCTAAGCTGCCGTGCCAATCTCAATAGTCATCGCTCATCGCGTATGACGATCGTCTGGCCAGAGAGCTTGTAGCCGAAGCCCGGAGAGCACCGATGGCGTGCTGCCGAAAAAAGCATACGCACGTGGCTTGCACTTCGCAAGCCACAAAACTAAAATAAGTTGCACATTGCAAGTGACAAGATCGGTGACTGCCCATCGTTGCTGATGGGTGCTCTCTTCCCCTGCCCCTATCTTTTTTGAGAATCAGTTGTGAATGAACTACAGGAAATGATTGCCGCCTATTCGACCGCATCGGACATCATTCGGTCACGGGCGTTATTTCGCTTCGCGAGATGATCCCCATGTACATCGAGCATGCTGCAAACGGAGGGTTCGTAAATGTTGGGTCCAACCTTAATGCTCGTTCTGCTCGTTGCGCCCTATCTTTGCTCACGAGTGTTTCGCAGTCACACCAATCCGCAAGACAGTGCGGCTCTTGGCGTCGGAATGATGTTGATCCTGACCGGATCGTCTCACTTCTTTCGCACGGCAGAGATGGTGCAAATGCTCCCCGACTTCCTGCCACTGAGATATTTGGGGGTGATTTTGACAGGGGTGCTGGAACTACTGCTTGCCGCTCTTGTCGTGCGACGCACAACTCGCCGAACCGCCGCCGTGCTTACGCTATTGATGTTGCTGATGTTCCTTCCGGTGAATCTCTATGCCGCTTGGGTCAAGGCGCCGGTCGGGGGACATCAGTGGGGCGTGTCGTACTTGTTCGTGCGAATCCCAGCCCAATTCATCATTGCCGGTTGGATTTGGTTTTGGTTACCCTCTCGCAGATCCGTCAATCGAAACCGGCTTTGCTAACCGAGCAGACACGCTACGGATCGCAAGTGCATTGCGAACCTGAGTCCTGCACCAAATCATGGGGAAGACCTCGGCGGTCGAAGTGGAATGAGCAGCATTTACTGAACAGCAGGCGAAACCGCTTTCGTGCTCTTTGAGGTTCCCAAAGTGTCTCCATTAAGAACGGAGGTAAATACTTCCAATGAAGCACTTAGAAAGCCCTTTGGAAGGATTTCTTCGTTCTAGGGGATATACCAGGATTGAACATCCAGATGGGAACCAGTACGCCATAATGGTCCATGTGCAGGTCGTGGCTCAGTGGCTCGTCGTCACCGGAGACGTTCGCTGGCATTGGCTTTCGTTGATTCGGCACTAATTCATCCGCTGTGTGTCAAACTGGCGGACCGTCCGCCGATTATGACCTGATGCGCAATAGCCGTGCCAAAAAGAACTACAATTCACTGCGCAACTTTCGTGCCGAACAGGATTGCTCCCGACACCTTTGTTGATCCAAGAGTAGGACTAGGATTCGCAATGGAACCGTTCAAGGGTAAAGCCCGCGAGTTTGGACCGTCATGTCGAAACCAGAAATTTCAGAATTCCAGAGTTCCACCGGCGTCGTGATGCTCCGAGTAGCTGCCGGTTCTTTCACCATGGGGAGCCCGGAATCTGAAGACGGCCATCGTATCTGGGAACAGCAGCGCGATGTGACCTTCGTGAACCCCTTCTACCTGGGAAAATCCCCCGTCACGCAGGATCAGTATGAAGCGGTCACGGGCACGAATCCGACGGACCATGAGGCCATTCGAGATGCACCGGTTGATTCGGTGAACTGGGACCAGGCGAATGAGTACTGCCAAAAGCTCACCAAAGTAGACCGCGAAACTGGAGTGCTGCTTGACGGATGGCATCCCGCCACCGCTTCACGTTTGCGTTTACCACGAGAATCCGGAAATGCTTGAATGGCTTCTGGATCACGGAGCTGACATGGAACGCCGCGAACAGGACTACGGTTCGACACCGCTGAACACCGCTGTCGTCATGCGCCGCAAGCGGATCATCCGAATCCTGGTGAAGCGAGGCGCCGAAGCATCACGCGCCATGAGCCTTGCACAACGAGGATTGGCCGGTGACTTCGAAGATGACCCCAGCCTCGATCGCGAGGGATATCAGGATATCGTCGAGTTACTTCGAGAGCTTAACGTTGATTCGGGTCACTAGATTGCGTTCCGGGGGCCGAGATTGCGGGAGGCGGAGATAGAGACCACATCGAGCTCCAATGGTCGTCATGTCGGAATGATTCTTTGGAAGAGCCAAAGGTACGCAGACTCATATTGTATTACCCCATCGCTCGCGTATTGATGCTTGGATTCGGCGCTCCGGTAGCCGACACCGGATGCTCCGGTTTCATGAACCGGCCTTTCCTCCGGCATCGGCCACCGGAGGCATTGGGACCGACCTGAAAATGCCTGGAAACGAGTCCGCATACCTTTGGCGCCACGTCAAGGAAGGGACGCGAGCTTTTCCGACGGGCCGAAGGTCCAGCCATATAACAGCCCAGGGCAAGGCAATGTGAGGAACGAGCGTTGCCGCCGCCATGGGTTTGCGGTCGCGTTTTTTCGCCTCCCCGGCCGCCCTTTTGGCGGCGACAGCCGCCAAAAGGGCGGCCGGAGACGATGCGGATATGGGCCACAAACCCAGGGCGGCACTCCGCTCGCAAGCTCGCAACGTTTGCCCTGGGCTGATATGGAGCTGGGCCTTCAGCCCGTCAGAAACATCTCGTGGTGCGAGCTTGAAAGGGCTCGGCGCGAGCCCATGGCCCCGGTGACAAAAGAATCGCAATGTCCCCACGCGGCAAGCTCGTTGGGGGCGATAGGAAGCCGGTCACGGCAAGGCCCCTACGAAGGCTCGCATGGCGGTCCCCGCGCCAGCGAGCCAGCGGCGGTCCGCTTACCGGGAGTGAAAAGAAGCAAAACGGCATAGCCCACAGCCAATCTCGCCAGTCATAGCGTTGTCTTCCCCATCCCCGCCTCGACCAACAATTGGTCTCGCAGGCAACGCAAGAGCCCACGAACCTCAGGCAAGAGCAAGCCAGCCAAGCCATGGCTAGCCAATGCGATGCACCGGCGTCGGCCACAGTGTGCATTGGGACCGATCTGCAAATGTCTGGAAACAAGTCCGCGTACCTTTACTTCTCTGCTTTGGTCTAGGCATCCAACAAGCTTACCGGCACGCCAATCCGTAATCAATGACTTCTGACACCTTTGTTCACTCTATGAACACCGGACAGTATCAAGCGAAGCAATGATCCATGTCGCTTCGATCGGACGCATGCCTAGGCGACTTGCTCCAACCAGTGATCAACCTCCGTTCAAATATAGACTTACGACTTAATTGGGTTACCGGATAGGTTCTAAGATCTTGACGTGCTTTTGTCCAACACCATATCCAACGGCCGCGACCCATGAACTACATTACTGTGTTGCGACAGATGGCTCCGAAGACTCGAATAGCATCGACGCAAGTTGCATGAGGATCCACTGCAAGGTAACCGTACGCCAGGACCGTTGAAGGCGGGGTGCCTAGATTGGAAGGTTTTGCTACATCTAACTTGAGTTTTATACTCGATGGACAAGCATGCCTGTGCCGTCAATCGTCAAGCGTGGATTGAATGAGTCGAGTGTTCTAAGCAAGCCGATCAGACCGTTACCCGTTCTGTGCGGCCGGAGGCATCTCCGTTCCGTCACTTTACAAGTGGCGACGTAAGCACGAAAGAAAACCACAGCGAAGGATCCAAGCAGGCCTTCATGAGTTGAGAAAATCACCACCCGTAAGCGTTCTAATTTGAGCTGTAAGGGAAGTTCAACAAATGGCGAACTACAACTGGAAACGATTTTGGTGTCCTCGCGGTATTACGATTAATCTTGGGTTCGGTGGCTACCTCAGCGACCCGGAGGGTAAGCACGGCGACATTCTCAACCCGGATGTAAACGTGCTGAATCGATTTGGCGACAAGTCTTTTCTCGCCCTGTTGGGCGAGCCAGGCATGGGCAAGTCGCACGAGTTTGACAACGCCGTGGCAGAAGCAAGAAGGCGAGCCGCAGTTAGTGGCGATCTGGTGAAGTGCTTTGACCTGGGGATTTGCGATTCCGGTCAGCAGTTAATCGACGCCGTCTTTGCGGGGCTAGATGTCGATGCTTGGGCAGCGGGTGATAAGCATTACTCGATCTGGCTGGACAGCTTGGATGAAGGTTTGATCGAAGTTGCAAAACTGCAAACGGTCATTGCCAGGGGGTTGCGAATGCTTCAGGCGAACGCCAAACGCTTAAGGGTGCGCATCGCCTGCCGCACGGCTGACTTTGGTTCAACAGTACATGCGGCCGCGAACGAAATTTGGGAAGAACCCGCGATTGGAACAATTGAACTGACACCTCTTCGGCTATCCGACGTTCAACTGGCCGCCAAGGCTGAGGGCATCAGCCCCGATGATTTTACGTCGGCCGTTGCACTCTTAGGTTTGGAGTCTTTCGCGATGACGCCGGTCACGCTGAAGATGCTGTTGGATAGCTATAAGGAAGAAGGACAACTTCCCAAGTCACGAGCCGAACTGTATCGCCGGGGATGCCGAAGGCTGGCAACCGAGCTAAATCCTTCGCGTCAGGACGCCCGGCAGACAGGCAACTTAACACCCGAACAACGTGTGAGGATTGCCGAGCGAATCGCCTATCTTATGATCTTCGGCGGAAAATCTTCGATCACGACTGACGTTAGCGGCGAACCGGAAACTATGCAACTCGCACTCTCCGATATATCCGGAGGTAGTGAGTCGTTGAAGGAAGACGTCGTACGCATTACCGAATCAGCCGCTTGCGAAGTCATCGGGACTGGATTGTTCTCCGCCCGGTCAGCGAGCGGATTAGGCTTCGCCCATCAAACCTATGCTGAATTCCTTGCAGCAGAGTATCTTCGGCATTCGAACTTCTCAGTGCAGCAACGGCGTAGCCTGCTGTTTCACCCCGACGCATCGCAAAGAGTGGCTCCC from Roseimaritima ulvae includes these protein-coding regions:
- a CDS encoding DoxX family protein, which codes for MFRSHTNPQDSAALGVGMMLILTGSSHFFRTAEMVQMLPDFLPLRYLGVILTGVLELLLAALVVRRTTRRTAAVLTLLMLLMFLPVNLYAAWVKAPVGGHQWGVSYLFVRIPAQFIIAGWIWFWLPSRRSVNRNRLC
- a CDS encoding ankyrin repeat domain-containing protein encodes the protein MTDGIPPPLHVCVYHENPEMLEWLLDHGADMERREQDYGSTPLNTAVVMRRKRIIRILVKRGAEASRAMSLAQRGLAGDFEDDPSLDREGYQDIVELLRELNVDSGH
- a CDS encoding winged helix-turn-helix transcriptional regulator, which gives rise to MKRKLQLDQDWRSYCPVSRTLDLVGDKWTLVVVRDLLLGLTRYEQFLDRPEKISTNILANRLKRLETLGFVERRQYSEHASRFEYQLTSQGERLRPLVQSIIDWGLANIDGAQMRLRPNSEKPEQATGKKKSSRSDKG
- a CDS encoding formylglycine-generating enzyme family protein, which gives rise to MSKPEISEFQSSTGVVMLRVAAGSFTMGSPESEDGHRIWEQQRDVTFVNPFYLGKSPVTQDQYEAVTGTNPTDHEAIRDAPVDSVNWDQANEYCQKLTKVDRETGVLLDGWHPATASRLRLPRESGNA